The proteins below come from a single Cylindrospermopsis raciborskii Cr2010 genomic window:
- a CDS encoding ABC transporter permease, translating into MSDLVRLDITDLGFALGLMAITIGLSVWEKLGLELNLVIAGLRSFFQLVVLAYVLDFVFATDNVWVIGGFVLVMLTITAIVARNRISTKVSFLLPLVWTTIFVSTSLILIYINFLIIKPDRWYEPRYLIPISAILLANAMNAAAVAGERLVGSIRQFPQEIETHLSLGATPQQAVSQYRRDAIRTALFPTLNQMMFMGMVTIPTFSSGQLLAGMSPLEALSYQILIVFMVVLVNLLTAILITRYLYRQFFNDAMQLLK; encoded by the coding sequence ATGTCAGATTTAGTTAGGTTGGACATTACGGATTTGGGTTTTGCTCTGGGTTTAATGGCTATTACCATTGGTTTATCCGTCTGGGAAAAATTGGGACTGGAATTAAACCTAGTCATAGCAGGGTTGCGAAGCTTTTTCCAATTGGTCGTGTTAGCATACGTTTTAGATTTCGTTTTTGCCACTGATAATGTTTGGGTTATTGGGGGGTTTGTCCTGGTTATGTTGACAATTACAGCTATTGTAGCCAGAAACCGCATCAGTACCAAAGTTTCTTTCTTACTTCCCCTGGTTTGGACAACTATTTTTGTCAGTACATCACTAATTCTTATTTATATAAACTTTTTGATTATTAAACCTGATAGATGGTACGAACCACGTTATTTAATTCCTATATCCGCCATATTGCTTGCTAATGCCATGAATGCAGCAGCAGTAGCAGGGGAAAGATTAGTTGGCAGTATTCGTCAATTTCCTCAAGAAATCGAAACCCATCTCAGTTTAGGCGCAACGCCACAACAAGCTGTTAGTCAATATCGCCGAGACGCAATTAGAACAGCTCTTTTTCCCACACTTAATCAAATGATGTTCATGGGGATGGTAACCATACCTACTTTTAGTAGCGGACAATTACTGGCAGGTATGTCACCGCTGGAAGCCTTATCCTACCAAATTCTTATCGTTTTTATGGTAGTCCTGGTTAATTTACTAACGGCAATTTTGATTACTAGATATCTATATCGTCAATTTTTCAATGATGCTATGCAGTTGTTAAAGTAG
- a CDS encoding DegT/DnrJ/EryC1/StrS family aminotransferase: MIQGVNSVPAFDIKQQYLAIESKISRAVLEVLSSGRYIGGPGVEGFEQQFAAYHGVNECVACNSGTDALYLSLRALDIGAGDEVITTPFSFFATTEVISAVGAIPVFVDIDPTTFNLDVSKISAAITKKTKAIMPVHLFGLPVDMTALMEIAHSHNLAVIEDCAQATGASWEGQKVGSIGNIGCFSFYPTKNLGGCGDGGAITTNDREIADKIRLLKEHGSKTRYIHEEVGVNSRLDALQAAILEIKLPYLDIWNEQRQKIAAYYYQHLGQISGITPPQELLGGIGVWNQYTIRVSSQERNGASSKYRDWVRTALQERGVSTMVYYPVPLHLQPVYQCLGYECGKLPVSEAACHQVISLPMFPELTQEQQDRVIYSLKDCLS, encoded by the coding sequence ATGATCCAAGGTGTAAATTCCGTTCCCGCATTTGATATCAAACAGCAGTATTTGGCCATTGAGTCCAAAATTAGTCGTGCTGTGTTAGAAGTTCTCAGTTCCGGACGTTACATTGGTGGCCCCGGAGTGGAGGGGTTTGAACAGCAATTTGCTGCCTATCATGGTGTTAACGAGTGTGTAGCTTGTAATTCCGGTACTGATGCCTTGTATTTATCGCTACGGGCTTTGGATATTGGGGCGGGGGACGAGGTAATTACCACACCCTTTAGCTTTTTTGCGACTACGGAAGTGATTAGTGCGGTAGGGGCTATACCTGTATTTGTAGATATTGACCCCACTACCTTTAACTTGGATGTGAGCAAAATTTCAGCGGCTATTACCAAAAAAACTAAAGCTATAATGCCTGTACACCTGTTTGGATTACCTGTGGATATGACAGCTTTGATGGAGATTGCTCACTCCCATAATTTAGCTGTTATTGAGGATTGCGCTCAAGCTACAGGTGCGAGTTGGGAGGGACAAAAGGTTGGTAGTATAGGAAATATTGGGTGTTTTAGCTTTTATCCCACTAAAAATTTGGGGGGTTGTGGTGATGGGGGAGCAATCACCACTAACGATAGAGAAATAGCGGACAAAATTAGACTATTAAAGGAACATGGTAGCAAGACAAGATATATTCATGAGGAAGTAGGTGTAAATAGTCGTTTAGATGCTCTCCAAGCTGCAATTCTGGAAATCAAACTACCCTATTTGGATATTTGGAATGAACAACGGCAAAAAATAGCCGCCTATTATTATCAACATCTGGGACAAATTTCTGGGATTACCCCACCGCAAGAATTATTGGGGGGGATAGGAGTTTGGAATCAATATACTATTCGCGTTTCCAGTCAAGAGAGAAATGGCGCTAGTTCTAAATATAGGGACTGGGTGAGAACTGCGCTACAAGAAAGGGGAGTGAGCACCATGGTCTATTACCCTGTACCTTTACACCTGCAACCAGTATATCAATGTTTAGGTTATGAGTGTGGAAAATTGCCAGTGTCTGAAGCAGCTTGTCATCAAGTTATATCCTTACCTATGTTCCCAGAACTGACTCAGGAGCAGCAAGACAGGGTGATTTATAGTTTGAAGGACTGTTTGAGTTAG
- a CDS encoding ATP adenylyltransferase family protein, producing MTYSQILLPPGTLWKKLQETTHHALQCGALIPISTKSEFVEQDGVIFLVRVLSNLNRKQSAQKKQDQIIKVSGTDFNPFLPYQEDLFVADISETHVCILNKFNVVNYHLLIITRAFVEQESLLTGEDLAAMWACLAEFDGLAFYNGGKVAGASQRHKHLQIIPLAETEIPIAPLLTTAKLENGITTIPAFPFLHAFTAFSPDETPQDILSKYYALLDMVSITATDNLQQSAAYNFLATRNWMLVVPRLKEDFISIPINSLGFAGSLLVKNSAQMQLVKDIGPMNILKNVAISNI from the coding sequence ATGACATACAGTCAAATCCTACTCCCTCCTGGGACGTTGTGGAAAAAACTCCAGGAAACTACTCACCATGCTTTACAGTGCGGTGCACTCATACCCATATCTACCAAGTCCGAATTTGTTGAACAAGATGGAGTAATCTTTTTAGTACGAGTCTTGTCTAACCTGAATCGCAAACAAAGTGCCCAAAAAAAACAAGATCAAATTATTAAGGTTTCCGGAACAGACTTTAACCCTTTTCTGCCATATCAAGAAGATCTATTTGTAGCTGATATCTCAGAAACTCATGTTTGTATATTGAATAAGTTCAATGTGGTTAATTATCACCTATTGATTATTACCCGTGCTTTCGTAGAACAAGAGAGTCTGCTGACTGGGGAAGATTTGGCAGCAATGTGGGCCTGTTTAGCCGAATTTGATGGACTGGCATTCTATAATGGCGGTAAAGTTGCTGGTGCTAGTCAGCGCCATAAACATTTACAAATTATTCCCCTAGCTGAAACTGAAATTCCCATAGCTCCATTATTGACTACAGCTAAATTGGAAAATGGCATTACTACCATACCAGCATTTCCTTTCCTTCATGCTTTCACTGCTTTTTCCCCCGATGAAACTCCTCAAGACATCCTGTCCAAGTATTATGCTTTGTTAGACATGGTTAGCATTACAGCAACTGATAATCTTCAACAATCCGCAGCCTACAATTTTCTGGCAACCCGAAATTGGATGTTGGTTGTACCAAGATTAAAGGAGGATTTTATCTCCATTCCTATCAATTCCCTGGGGTTTGCAGGTAGTTTATTGGTTAAAAATTCCGCACAAA
- the cutA gene encoding divalent-cation tolerance protein CutA: MYVTCKDRDEAISIGKLLVQKRLVACANIVENMDSIYWWNGEVQVEKEAILIMKSRQDLFVQIKDKISSLHSYDTPCIVAMPIDYVSETYLSWLIKETKTLWNMGAKNIELL, encoded by the coding sequence TTGTACGTTACATGTAAAGACCGGGATGAAGCTATTAGTATAGGTAAGCTATTAGTACAAAAGCGTCTTGTGGCATGTGCTAACATAGTAGAAAATATGGATAGTATTTACTGGTGGAATGGTGAAGTTCAAGTAGAAAAAGAAGCAATTTTAATTATGAAATCTCGACAAGATCTATTTGTACAAATAAAGGATAAGATAAGTTCCCTACATTCTTACGATACACCTTGTATTGTGGCTATGCCAATTGATTATGTAAGTGAGACTTATTTAAGCTGGCTAATTAAAGAAACAAAAACATTATGGAATATGGGAGCAAAAAACATTGAACTACTTTAA